The window CGGTCTTCCTCGTCGTGGACAGGAGGCGCGGTGCCGTGCTCCCCGAGAAAGAAGAAGTTGGGGGCGATCTATTTTTTTTTTACCTGAATCCAACGGCTGCGTGGCTCATATCCGATGGCCTGGGCTGGACCGGCCGAAACGCTCGGCCGATGCGCCGGCGCCTATAAGCGGCCTAAACAAAACAAGGGAAATGTCAATCACCCAAAAAGGAAGCGTAAAGGCTAATTACGTTAACGCAGGTGAGCTTACGGTCATCGCGCTCTGCTATCATAAGCTTTGGCACGCCCGCAGCGCTGGTGTGTGGGGTCTCACTCTCACCGATGCTTCCGAACTCGAGAGCCCGCCACCGGCGCGACCCGAGCAAGCTCCTCTACAAGCCgcgcccgccgccggagccgcaccCGTTCCTGCTCCACCTCAAGTCGCTCCCTTCCCCGGTCGCCGCGGCGGCCGCGCTCCTCTCGGCGCCGCGCCGCCTCCACGACCACCCCTTCGCCTCCTGCGTGCTCTACCGCCTGGCCCGCGCGCGCCTCTTCCcgctcctcctcccgctcctctcCGCGCTCCGCGCCCGCCGCGCCCCGCTCCGCGCCACCGTCTTCGCGGGGCTCATCGACCGCCTCGGCGCCGCCTCCCGCCCCGACGCGGCCCTCCTCGTCTTCTTCCGCGCCGTGCCCGCCTTCTGCCCCCACTCCAACGCCACCTTCCACGCGCTGGTCCACTGCCTCGTCTGCAACGGCCGCGTGGACGCCGCCCGGAACATGCTCCCCCGGGCCGCCAAGCTCGGCGTCCGCCCCAACGCCGTCTCCTACAACATCATCCTCAAGGGGCTGTCCGGCCGGGACGGGTCCGCGGGCGCCCGCGtggtgctcgacgaaatgctcGGCCGCGGCGTCCGGCCCACGGTGGTCACCTTCAACACGCTGGTGGGGGCGGCGTGCCAGGAAGGGGACGTGGGCGCGGCGGAGCGGCTCAAGGAAGAGATGGTGCGCCGGGGCGTCTCGCCGAACGCCGTGACATACTCCCTCCTGATGCGGGGCCTGTGCGACGCCGGTCGGCAGGACGACGCCAAGAAACTGATGTTCGACATGGAGTACCAGGGCTGCCAGACCGAGGCGGTGAACTACGGCGTGCTGATGAGCGCCTACGCGAGGCAGGGCGACGTCGACGCCATCAGGGAG is drawn from Aegilops tauschii subsp. strangulata cultivar AL8/78 chromosome 1, Aet v6.0, whole genome shotgun sequence and contains these coding sequences:
- the LOC109781485 gene encoding uncharacterized protein, whose amino-acid sequence is MLPNSRARHRRDPSKLLYKPRPPPEPHPFLLHLKSLPSPVAAAAALLSAPRRLHDHPFASCVLYRLARARLFPLLLPLLSALRARRAPLRATVFAGLIDRLGAASRPDAALLVFFRAVPAFCPHSNATFHALVHCLVCNGRVDAARNMLPRAAKLGVRPNAVSYNIILKGLSGRDGSAGARVVLDEMLGRGVRPTVVTFNTLVGAACQEGDVGAAERLKEEMVRRGVSPNAVTYSLLMRGLCDAGRQDDAKKLMFDMEYQGCQTEAVNYGVLMSAYARQGDVDAIRELLSDMRKRKLGPDDAGYNVLIKCLCDSGRAEEAHKALVEMQLKDGTAPSAATYRVLADGCCRAGDFGLGLRVFNAMLSSGHRPLGHTFKHLAKGLGEDGKAEEACFVLEKMAESGVWMDAEGWRSLATCVCSSSAGEVKLVDELALSS